From Gammaproteobacteria bacterium:
CTTTTGCGATTTCTTCGGCGGCCGAGGTGTTGTGACCGATGGTCAGGCCCATATAGTCCGCTGTCAGCGGATTGGTGATATCGATGACGACCTTGCCGGTTAGATCGCCGAGCGCGCGTAGCGCCGGTGCGGCATCTGCATAACTGGTAGCGACGATGACGACCTGCGAATTGCCGAGCGCCTGCTCGACATTCGCGGCACTGACGTTGGCGTGTGCGGCCGCCAAGGCTTGTGCTTTCGCCAAGTCTCTAGCGGTTACCCGAACCTGATGTCCCGCTTTGGCGAGTTGCTTAACGAGACCCGAGCCCATGTTGCCCGCGCCGACGATGGTAATGTTCATGATGTTCCTCCTGTTGAGTTGACGGTGGTCCTGAACTCAGGCACGGAGCGAACGTTAAATAGATCTCTATTTGTGATAAATAACGCTAACCGAGATTAACTGTCTCGAGATTCGAGACTGAACCGTTAGAATGCCGAGAAAAACAGTCACGACGGCGGTTATCGATGCCGACAGTTTTGTCGGCACATGGACAATGCAGTCGTCCGCATGAAACGGGGATTAATTTCTAAGCGACCGATAAATAAAACAGGGGGAGGATTCCGTATGAAAAAACACATCTTGTTCGCATTGCTGCTATTGACCTCGACGTCTAGTTATTCCGACTCGCTCGACGTCGACAGGGCCAGCGTTCTGCCGGGGCAGGATATCGGTGTTACGCTCAATGCGCCCAGCAAGCTAGATCCGCAGGCGTGGATCGGCATTGTTCCGTCGAACGTGGCGCACGGTGTCGAGCGAACGAACGACGCGAGTGATGTCGCGTATCAGTATGTGTCCGAAAAAACGAAATACACCTTCGCTGCTCCATTAGATCCGGGCACTTACGATTTTCGGTTGTCGTCGAACGGCAAAGAATTGGCCAGCGTCACGTTCCAAGTCGTAGCGCCGGACTACAAGACAAAATTAACATTGCCAAAGAATACGTACTCGGCCGGAGAGACGACGACATTAATGTTTGAGCTGGCCCAGCCACTGCCCAAAGGAGCGTGGATCGGTCTGATACCATCGGCGGTTCCGCACGGCAGCGTAGCGACTAACGGTAAGCACTATTTGGCTTATCAAGACGTCGTTGCTGGCCTCAAAGGGACCCTGACTTTCCAGGTTCCCGAGAAAAGCGGTTCTTATGATTTCCGCTTGAATAGCTCCGACAATACCGGGATCGAGGCCGCTTCGATCACGTTCAGCGTTGGTGCCATCAAGTCGGAAGCAACACTGAAGCTGCCAAAGACACAATTTCTCCCCGGCGAACAAATCGATACGACCTTTACCGCGTCAGAAACGTTGCCAAAAAGTGCGTGGGTCGGATTGGTTCCGTCGAAAGTGGCGCATGGGCGCGAAGATGAAAACGACAAATACGACCTACAGTACGAATATGTCAAAAAGCGAACGTCGGGAAAGATGGTTTTTATAGCGCCATCGGAACCGGGTTCATACGATCTGCGGTTCAACGCCGATGAGAATGGCGGCCCGGAGATCACCTCGGTGACGTTCCAGGTAGGTGGCAAGCTCGACGCTGTCGGTATTGCGACGCTGCTCAAGCAGCAAGGGAAGTTGGCGTTATACGGGATTCTGTTCGATTTCGACAAAGCCACGCTCAAACCAGAATCGTCGCAAGTGCTGAGCCAAATCGCCGAGGTATTGAAGACCCAACCGGATTTGAAGCTATCGATCGACGGTCACACCGATAATGTCGGTAAAGCAGCTTACAACTTGCAGCTTTCGCGCAAGCGTGCGCAGAGCGTGAAGGACGCGTTGGTCCAGATCTATGGGGTGAACGCGGCGCGACTCGGGACACGTGGGTTCGGCGATACCAAGGCGCTGGCAAAAAACGATAACGAAGCAGGTCGCGCGCAAAATCGTCGCGTGGAGTTGGTTAAGCAGTAGTTAATTATTCTTCCCGGGTGCGGGGAAAGGGCATAGAACAGGATATCGGTCGTACGGCGTTAACGACTTAAGTCGCAGCAGCGTCGCCCGCCAATTTCGCTATTGCCGAGTTGATATTTGCGCGCGCGCTTTGTTCGTAGCGCCGGTAGAAAAAGCCGTTCGCGTAAATGCGATCTCGGTCGAGAAAAGTTTGCAGAATTTCGATGCGCTTCTTGCGAAACAAAAACTCCGGCACCAGCGCATACTCTTTCCTGACCGATTTCTCGAATTCATCGTAGACGTTTGCCGATTCACCCAGGATCGAAAGGTCGATGTCTATAAGAAGGGCGGTATCGGCGTCGTCGGCTGCCGCCGTATGCAGCGTCGCCATAATGAGCCGATGAACTCGCTGCGCTCGCTCTTCGGTTGCACCGTTCTTAAGAAGAAATGATCGTGCCCAGTCCGCGCTGCGGCGCTCGTTGTCGGAAGAGAGTGGTTTATAGATTGCATCGTGGAACCAGATCGCCAATTCGATTTCGTGTATTTCCTTGGCCAGGTTTTTTACCAAGTCGAACTTGGTCAGGCAATCGTCGATGTGCGTTTGGGTGTGATAGTGCCGATGCTTTTCCGAGTAGGCGCTTTCGAGCGCGCCGTATGTTTCTGCTGACTCGTCGATATTCAGCGCCCGCATTAGCGCGCACCAGCGGTCTTGATTCATTCGTTCGGCCTTGGCACTCGGGTGTTCTACACGACCTCGCTCAGTTGGTTGCCGCCGAGTTTCAACGATTTGCGAACCAGCGCTTCGGCATTATGTAGGAATTCATGGTCCTTCATTTCCTTCGTAAGCACGGTGGCGCCGAGCGAGAACGTGATGGTAATGGGTTTCTGCGATTTTGCCGACGCCAGCGAAATCGGTACCGCTTGGACCAGTCGGCTCAGTCGGTTGGCCAGCTGACGCGCCGCCTCGAGATCGCAGTCCGGCAGAAATACGTAGATGAAGCGATTTTTATCGATTGCCAGAAGGTCGGTCGGACGCGTTTGGTCCAGCACCCAGTGACCGATCGACTGCAGCACGCGTAAGCCGGTGCCGATACCATGTTCCTTGACGATGTGATCGAGCTTGTCGACGGCGAAGGCAGCGACCGATAGCGGTTTGTCCCCTCGCTGGTAGCGGTTCACGAGGCGTGGGAACATGGTATTCAACCAGTGTTGATTGTGCAGCAACGTGAGCTCGTCGATATAACCCGGTCGTGCGGCGCCGCCGGGTGCACGTGCGCCAACGTAGAGGCAATGGTCGTTGCGCACGTAGCTCGCCAGCAACGAGGTATATTTGCAAGCGAACGGATGGAGGCGTTTACTGAGTTCGTCGAGGACCGCAATTTCCACAGAAATGACGTGGGAAAGTTCGGTGGCGATTACCGCATGCTCGGTCGGCTGCATGGCGAGCGCCGATCGCAAGCCGGTCGTGTGGCCGATGTCGACGATGGCTACGGGTCGCTTGTCTCCGGTCGGTGCGTAGAGTCGTAGCTGACCTTCGAGCACGAAAAAGACCTTGGTATTAAGTCGCCCAGGTGACAGCAAAACGTGGCCGGGCACGGCGTGGATCGATTGGCTGCTGGCAGCGGTGGCGGTGAGGTCGTTGATGTCGAGATCGCGAAATAGCTCGATCGTACCGAGTTGCTCCGATTGCGCCGGTTCGGTATGGGTGAATTCGGGGATCCCGGATTCCGCCTCGCGGAACATCTCCTCGACGACGAACTCAAGATCGACTTCCCACAGTTCTACAACCTCGATACCCTCAAGTGTCGGCATCG
This genomic window contains:
- a CDS encoding NAD(P)-binding domain-containing protein, with amino-acid sequence MNITIVGAGNMGSGLVKQLAKAGHQVRVTARDLAKAQALAAAHANVSAANVEQALGNSQVVIVATSYADAAPALRALGDLTGKVVIDITNPLTADYMGLTIGHNTSAAEEIAKAVPQADVVKAFNTVFAQVLADGADFGGGNTVPVFYAGDSERAKQTAKVLIESIGFKSIDAGGLKNARYLEPLAGLNIYLGYGAGRGTGISPTWIARA
- a CDS encoding OmpA family protein, translating into MKKHILFALLLLTSTSSYSDSLDVDRASVLPGQDIGVTLNAPSKLDPQAWIGIVPSNVAHGVERTNDASDVAYQYVSEKTKYTFAAPLDPGTYDFRLSSNGKELASVTFQVVAPDYKTKLTLPKNTYSAGETTTLMFELAQPLPKGAWIGLIPSAVPHGSVATNGKHYLAYQDVVAGLKGTLTFQVPEKSGSYDFRLNSSDNTGIEAASITFSVGAIKSEATLKLPKTQFLPGEQIDTTFTASETLPKSAWVGLVPSKVAHGREDENDKYDLQYEYVKKRTSGKMVFIAPSEPGSYDLRFNADENGGPEITSVTFQVGGKLDAVGIATLLKQQGKLALYGILFDFDKATLKPESSQVLSQIAEVLKTQPDLKLSIDGHTDNVGKAAYNLQLSRKRAQSVKDALVQIYGVNAARLGTRGFGDTKALAKNDNEAGRAQNRRVELVKQ
- a CDS encoding GGDEF domain-containing protein, with protein sequence MPTLEGIEVVELWEVDLEFVVEEMFREAESGIPEFTHTEPAQSEQLGTIELFRDLDINDLTATAASSQSIHAVPGHVLLSPGRLNTKVFFVLEGQLRLYAPTGDKRPVAIVDIGHTTGLRSALAMQPTEHAVIATELSHVISVEIAVLDELSKRLHPFACKYTSLLASYVRNDHCLYVGARAPGGAARPGYIDELTLLHNQHWLNTMFPRLVNRYQRGDKPLSVAAFAVDKLDHIVKEHGIGTGLRVLQSIGHWVLDQTRPTDLLAIDKNRFIYVFLPDCDLEAARQLANRLSRLVQAVPISLASAKSQKPITITFSLGATVLTKEMKDHEFLHNAEALVRKSLKLGGNQLSEVV